The sequence below is a genomic window from Mytilus edulis chromosome 2, xbMytEdul2.2, whole genome shotgun sequence.
TACTTTCCTGTCGTTACCCTCCCTACGATAAATTGCTCTGTTGAGTTTCGATTTTGTTATATAGACACATGGTCTTACCAGTGATTGTTTATTTAATACACATGGTATATTTTAAACACTGTAGCATGGCTTTGACTTAAAATGTTCTCAAATTAAGGCAGATTGAGCAATTTTAATGTCCTTTCCCCGCTTGCAAATGGCTGTAAAAAGCGTTTCCACCTTACTTCCGATATGCAGATATAACCAAATACCAACCCAAATTAGTGTTTTAAGGGGACGATCATTTAACATTCTGGGGTGGAGGAGAGGAGAAGGAGAATATGAATGGGATTGGTTTTTTAATTTTGTGGACTAAAAGGacagattatttattttctgcACTGTTGAagcttttcattaaaaaaaaaagagattgattatttatttatcaGCATACGCCCTTACTATATATAATAATACTGATGCAacataatttttgtttgtgttctttttaGAGGGGtggccagggggcccgggccccccctttttgggaaaaaattttgttgcttatatagggaatcattgacgCGTgtctggagcgggccccctcttaggtcagtcagtgggcccccacttatgaaaatttctggatccgccactgttttttaattgttcaagAAAATTAATAATGTGTTAACTGTTGATATTTCAAGTCTTTTTCTTCTTCGCTGTGAATACCATTGCCactctaatataattataattaatttaactattgtcaatttattgtcttaattttgtatgtcataaccatttaatgtaaatgtgtttgtgctaagtaaacattgtctattgtctattgtctataacAGTTTCAGCAAAATAAGATAGGGTCAAGAAAGATCATGTGTCGTTCATCTATCTATATTGTTATCAAtagatttattacaaaaatcTCTCTTTCGTTTTTGTAGATCTTGAATTGCAGATCATTATGATCATTTTCTGTTTACAATTTCTCTGCCTTCTTTGGTTTTTTACCAAAATTGGACTcgttttgtagatcttgtcttgcttatctattttgtcatttaaagtttaaagtatCTTTTGGAGttttcaaaacatatttaataCTAGACTAAGGactcagtggcgtagcttgcatgtatgctcagatgctcaagcatccacatcattttcacaaaaaaaaaataaaaaaaaaatagcagcaGTTCAACTCAGAAGTATCCAAATGTAACAAGGCTGAGGATATGAGGATAACGTCCAGTCATTTTCGAAGCAGTATGCCTGGTCTTTCATTCAGGATAATTtagtttatgtaaacaagataGTTCAATCGCAGACACTGCATGGCGTAGACAGGGTTGGAATGATGTGAATGTCGCGGGCCGATCGGAGCGAtgcgaaaaaaaaattgaccttttttatgcagaaaattcttttttatttaagcaCATGTACTCCCCAGAATCCGACACTAattagattttttgtttaaattcaaaatactcaccaattcatatatttatattttccacCGAATTTTATTGTTTCCTCGAAACTACCACcattcaattcataaatattGGATGTAAAAGTTTCCGAcccaatcttatatttgacatatcaaaaaCGGACTCCATTACAGCGGCACGTTTGTATAATTAAAGAACCTCAGAATATAGGAACTGAAGTGACTCTTCTTTCCAGGAATTTGAGTCTACAACCTtgggtttttgatttttgattactAGTACTTAGCTAAATGCGTTACAGGAGACATAAACATACCGGGCGTTCGGTCTTATTAACACTCTCatatgtacaattcttgccagatttagTGAATTTTATACCATCAGCAATGTCTTTGAAACTTTCGAAAATAAGTCGTAATCAAATATGTTTAACCAGTTATGACCCTTTGATATATAAATGGTAATTGAAATCCCATTTCATTTGctgtgaagcttttatttctctaaagatattgaaaaaaacgtgtttttttaGTTATTCCCTTGTTTCTTGTCCTATGATAGATTAAATATGACATGTAATGTGCATGGCGGGGAACATCAAAACtgtgttctttaattgaaaataaaattagtatATGAACCTAGATAGAAACGGGAATTAATaagcctatatatatataggaatggTCATGATAtattacaaattgatttttttttatcacgtcgTTTACCATGTCACAAGAAACGATATCAGATATGGTGTTTTAGATGTTAGTTGCTATAGTCAGATGAGAAGTCATCACTCCACTAGGTTCAATTTCAGAGGAAACATGTCCATGGGTCTGCATTTCATCAATAAGTTCTCTTCGCTTGTCTTAATCAGTAACCGATAACGTAGActttttttatgaacaaaagTTAACTTGAAACATTGAGTGACTATTCTTGCTTAGGTAATGTCCTCGTACTCCAGTCTTAAGTAACTGTAATATAGCAAAGTCAATGTAGGACTTTCTATAAGATATTATTTTGTCTGGGAGACACAAATGATGCACTGCAGATGCAAAGTGTTATTTCAAAATACACAAAGTTGAGCACGGGAGCACATAGGTGTATGGTTCACAGTAAGAGTAACCCGGAAACGCTACGCACCTCAGTTATTACCTGTTCTCATTCTACTGTTCTATAAGCAAcaactattttgtaaaaaatatttccgtTCTCCATTACcgtacaaaattattttcatttacctgtgtaccTTCTATTTAGCGGCATTTTGTTCAAGGTTCTGTTTTTCTTTCTTCTTAAATTGTTTAAAAGaggacgaaagataacagagtGACATTCAACATAGCActccttattttattgattttgtatttacattgtgtcaaaGATCAAATTTATTGTTCAGTGTAAATacatttgtttgtgtttatatgtcttttgatttaaTGCCATTTCAATTGATAGATGTTATATAGTGTTTCTTTCTATTTATGTTGAGAAGATACACTATTGTTGCAGGTAAGGATgcaggttggtacctattaaaacgtttaaacccgctgcatttgtttgcaagccaactgtcttaagtcaggaacctgatgttaaGTGGTTGtctttgttgatatttttttataagtatttctcgcttctcgtttttttatatagattaaaccgttagTTTGAATCATTTTCAGGGGTCCTTcataatagcttgctgtttggtgtgagcctaggctctgtgttgaagacagtattttgacctataatggtttacttttacaaattatgacttggatgaagagctgtctcattggcactcatatcacattttatatctattttggtatttgtattttttttcttttcggaATGATATTTAAAAGGCTTTTTTCCaatttcatctaaaaaaaaaatgaaaacaatacgcCAGCCATGTTACATAATTTATTATATCTATACTACTATACATAATCATATGACTGAATGGTTTTACAGTTGTTAATACATAACTGTTTGTATTAAAGAGAAAGTTCCGCATCATCATCTTTTTTGTACATTGATTCAATCGACATGATAGAAAATCAAAATTCTTTCTTTTACGAGCTTTGATGACTCTTAAATGTATTTGGTTTTACATTTTTTGAGTATTGAAGGCAAACAAACATTGTTATTGGCTGAGCTATACACTCAGTCCGGATTATAATAGCAAGATTTATATCTAAAGTCTGTTATTTTTACACGACAATATTCTCGTAAGCTCAATTGCAATCTAATGCATCCTTATGATTGTTCAATGCTTGTTTCGATTGTTCTGATGTTTAGGCAAGTGACTAAGTGCATCTCCAATCAATGACACTGGTGACTCCAGCGACAAGCATAATAACCGAAGCTATAATCACCATAAAAAATGCGTATCCATAGTTACTTGTAGGACCTTCCATACAATATATGACCACACCTAAAACGATTAGACCAACTGAAATAAAGAattagataaattatttatttataaagctCTGCATCTCATTATAAATCTATGGAAAAAAGAATACAACATACAatttggttgaatttccattcaGTGTTTATTACGTTTTACAACAATCAGAACGTTTTAGTTTACGCTTTTCAAAATATTACACAGAATGCTTTAGATTCTAAGAACGGCGTCACATATCATTTTGCATATTGAGTAGTTTCAAattggtttattgttttgttgtgtTTACACAAGGAATTAATTGTACTatgatatttaaatatacaattccttgctaGAGCTGATATTGAATCTTTGACTGATatgtatttgatatgaaaaataccaTGTAACAATCTGATAATATGTATGTATACTACATCATGAGTACATGTtgagaaaagaaattatcagtcagtaagatcaacgATTTTTTTCGTAAAATAACGATAATGAATCCTACACAATTCGACTGGACAAAGATAATATTATCTGTCTACCTGTTAAAACATTTCTAAGGTAATTATGTCAGaaaatgtaatttattttaaatgaaataacaataaaataattgCTTAAGGGCAGCGATTGACACTCTGAAATTAAGAAAAGAATAAAACATACTATaattgtctgggtttttttttgtgttttttttttttttaaataaatggtgATGATTTAATATTTTCAGCCTAAGTCTAACAAAAAATACTCCATGATTACTTAATGAATGTGATTAATCAAAttgctggatagcacctctggaaagaTTTAATAAGAATGCAGCTGTAGatgtgtattattatttcaaatagtttATAGATgggtattatttcaaatatgtgtTTAATCACAGCTTTGATGTTTTTAACTAAACCATTTTCTCTTTagtaattatcatgattatcaaaatcattttctttcatatgtttgtcatataaaattttgatatttatagaTCTTATCGTTGATCacctcaacgagattgattttctcacttgaaccgcgacggcgaaagcgagaaaggcaatcgagttgagatgaccaatgataatctgggtcgcgttcaatatcgtagctgcttaacgcctttaattataaaataattcgaaaaaataatcaggaataacctttatgttttgatttatataattgatataaatcaaaacatcgtgttatctCTGATTACTTTttttgaattactttattaaggtgttgagaacctttggtgaccccatagtttaagtgtctttcaaaaagtacatagtgagcagtggtcgttacatacaaacgttcacctaaattgtcccagtcaatggatgaatttaatgtgtcaatcaatggccacagccacactgttttgaattacATTCTATATTAACAAACTTTGTGATAATGTGATCAATTGGACACCCCATGAGGGGCCACAtcttaaaactataacataaaTAACCTGAAGCAAACTGGAGTATAAAGATGACAATAGGCAATATCTTTTTCTCTTTCATGACTGTAAGTTTTAGTCCAATAACGATGAGTGCTCCAAGTATTACTAGAAAGGCAAGTGTCTCCAAGGCTTCGACTGCCTCTATAAACCATcctaaaagcaaaacaaaatatgcGTTTAGATGTTTAGCTTTTAATTAAGGTTgaacttaggtgaggttttggaatttgtgtgaAATCTTcgcggactccttggtgtttttccataagaaacatccattttttttcacataaatcttaatagctcataaaaggccaatctaattaaaatattgatctctgattacgttatacttcATACattcatatgtagtataacgtaatcaaggatcaatattttaattagattgataaaaggccatttaacaaaattttagcagattcttgattttctttcttttgactTGAGAACCCAATAATACCAATACAATCAGCAATCAAGTATCTCGAAAAAGAACTCCATGACCTATCaaaatttttatcttattttgattctaatctaatactcttccagcttatagtatcaatttttaattcttaattaatttaatttcacCTAAGATCACCTAGAAAGTACATCATTAAGACGTATACACAACTGAATTAATATTTACTTTTTCTAGTAttacttataaaaataaatcaaaactatGTACAATTTTCTACTTCAATTGGTATTGAAGATTTGAAGCAACGAAATGTTACAgaaaattatctgaaaatgcaCCCAAAAAGCAATTTGAAGGAAATAAGACGAAcataaattgtatttatttcttattgtcaaacgttaaaaatgtttttagacaacacatttctttaaaaaaaaatgtagtgttGATATAGAAATACAAACCTGTGGTAGATCCACTGCCAACAAAGTCTGCGCATTTGCTACCAGCGCATGATTTCCAAATTCCAGAATGGAAACTGCCAACCTCATACCAGTTAGGTGCACCATAACCGATCAAATGTACAAGTAATCCAACAGCAGTCAGAATTCCTGATAGAAGAGCAAATTTCGAAATTCCTTCAAATAACCCCATCGTCAGATATTGCCTAAaatctcttttttaaaataaatcaaaactatGTACAATTTCCTTAATTCAATTGGTATTGAAGATCTGAAGAAAGTGTGCTATATAATAAACATTGACAATTAAAGGTTAGCGTCCACACAAAATAATGTTATACCTGAATGACTTTCAACGGTCAGGTAGATATAATAGCCTATGATCAGAGTATCATGACATCGGAAGTATTCTACTCCCACGGGTAGATCGTATTATTATTTTATGGAAGAATTGTGAAGAAGCGCGAAAATATTACCTTCATAACCGAGTTATCCAGTGCGTAAGTTTAATAATAATTGAAGCGTTGACCTACGTctggaaaaaaatgtgtttatattaCACAGATTGCAATAACAAATACCTCGCACAGACGTCCATCCTATCAAAATATTGGACTGTTCTATCTACaaaatctattacaattatcgagtGGCTGCAAGTTTGAGTGCATTTGACCTACATAATGTTATAACAGCTGTCCAGTGGGTTAACCGTCCAGTGTTTAGCCTGTAGACATGGATTCGGCCTTTATAGATTCACACATTTGTTATATAATCGCATTTCTCTCGTCTACAGAATGTGGACAATTAGTTGTAATGTATACAATGGAATTTCATCTCCAATGTCTAGGTTATACAAATAATCCTCATTTATTTTTCCCGTTCTATACTgaacaattttgaaatttcaactGGAAGTTTATGgtttgtggcaccgttaaagtacACAATTCCTTTAAACtttaaagtccacaacaccgctaaagtccacaacaaaaatatatcatatatatatgttatgcaaCAATGTATTGCAAGACTTATCAGAAGTCACTATACAAACACATGCTAAAACGACAGTTACTAGACTGCAAATGTTAAtctcttttacaattttttactCCTATGTAGTTCTTACAGTTGGCATACTTGGAAAGGTACACATAAAACGATCCACACATAGAAATAATCCTTGCATTGTAGATACACAATCGAATGAAATTGAAAGTCTTCTAATATAGCAGAAGGTCATTGCCATGGTATCGGTATTATTGCCTGATATATGGTTTAGATAGACAATGAGCTGGGTTATCACTTGAACAAGATGTATAAAGCAGAGTATTGAAATAAACCGGAAATGAATAGTTTGTCTCACGTTTGGATATCTTGTAAAGACAGCAAAGCagtaaacatttacaataaaagtaaaacaatgtAAAGCTCCCTTAGTTGACATCTGTACAATAATAATCGGTTCAAAATCAATggtaaaatttctaaatttgttCAAAAACTTGTCATCCATCATTTGATAAACCAAAGAAATAATCAGGCAAAATCTCTATTATCCAGCTCTAAATCTctagaaacaataaaaaattcttatgtttttttgtcaatatattgTGACGTAACATATATAATTGATACTTTCAAAATCAGCTTATGGTAATTGGTTTGTGTGATTCTAGCTTTAGATGCAGACTATATCTTCGGATCAAGAATCATTTGAAATGAAAGAAATAACATCCAACTCGTCCAAGATGAATACTAGTTATAAGACAAATTCGTTTGAATTGAATAATGTATATAATATCAAAGTCTTCATTAGTGGTCATCAAAGTAAAATATGAAAGATATATGAATAGTTCTACTTGATTCAatctatttaattttttattcagaaaaagGTATCAAAGTCATTTGATATAAAGATGGTATGTCTGCCGTATTAGAATAATCAAagataatcttaaaaaaaaccaacaacaccgAAGGCCCAAGAAAATTTGGATATTTTGGTTATGATTTTTGTAAACCATATAAAATTCGCATAAAAGTGTTCcaatttttaagaaataacaTGAAACATTATTTTGCCTTAAAGACTATATTTTGATGCGAAGCGAATAAAACTCATGCGTTGTTtcaaaaggaaatgaaaatatgCAACCTTATCCAAGTTTACACATAATTTTTGTAGGTAATACCATGCAGGATGTTAGACATGATCGACAACCTATAAAAgctttttataaattgatttttttgctCGTGAATTGCAGAGTATGGATAACCCATGGGAACACTGAGGAAATTGGCGGGTTTTTTAATGATACATTGAAATTTTGTCGTCCAATGGAATAATACGCGGTAACTGTCTTCCATCTTATATGTCATCAAAACCGACAAAGGTGACGTCAAAACTATACACAACTGTAGCAGGAACAATTCTGCCGAAGATTCGGGGATTCGGACCACAGCTAATTCTAGTTTGTAAACTGATGTAACGGAGACGATGGATGCCAAATGTGATGCGCTATAATATATCtaagtaaatgaaaaccaaaaactgaaaacaatatataatttaatcaacAAAGTACAACTTTTATCATGTAGAGCCAAAGGTGAATAGAAATGACTTCAAATTACCTGTACTAtggaggcatgtagcaaatgcacgAACCTAAACGATGGTTGGAAAGCTTGGCTTTCCTTGGTTGGACTGAAAGTCATTCCTCAGAGAATTCAACATAATAATCTAAAAccagttatataaaatatataagtttctcgcAGAAGGTATTCAAAGGTTTTGAGACGATGCAAATATTCAACTTtagaatatgaataaatatctttaaccaatgaattcaaaatatcaatatctatacaatttaacaaatatgtactgaataagcttcatgtaaatccttaaataaagaaatatgaaatttatagttttaaacaagggaaataataATGACACATTAATCCTAACTGCCCCATTCCTCCCCCCTAAGACAAAcgataaatttcataaataaagtcTGCACACTAAAATGTCTATCAAATGGATGTATCTGCCACACTGAACACCCAAAATCCAAATGTCATGTAAACATTGAATCAAATATATAtcactaaaatttaaatattaacgAGACAGTTCAATTTGTTCAATGGAGACCACTTCACCAATCTGCAACCCTCCTCCTCCCTCGAAAACaaatgtaaatgaaataacattTGACAATTTTGATTTAACAAAAGTCTATCAACGTTCGCCGgattaaatgtctttcaaacACTTGTAATAATATCCCTTTTAAATAAATGTCACTGTTTAGCGCATTCACAAACACACATTGGAATCAGGTCCATCTGTTAACGGACGCGACTTTAAGCCTTCTTGGTATGGTATCTGCGCAGCTAATGTTAAAATCCATGAAAAGTTATATCAGGCAATGTCCACCAATGTTGATCTCACAGTGGCACATTTGACGTGTACCACCGGGTTCTTTTACTGCATTCCAACGTTGTTGATAACGGTAACACAGACGTTGTGCCACCGAAGATGGATCGGATCCATCTGTATGCAAGGTTCTCAAAATAAAGTTGGACGTTGTCCATCTTTTGTGCAAGGTTCTAAATAAAATGGACGATGCCCAAATTTGTGcaaggttttaaataaaatggGTGATGCCCAAATTTTGCATGGTACCAAATAATGGATCAGATCCATCTGTATAGGTTAGAAGTGTTCCTAACTTCAAGCTTAACTTTCACTATATTGGTTTCTGCAATGACAAATGTTACGAATTCGGACTCTCATAAACTCCCTAAATACTAAATATTTAGCTAGAGATTACAATCCAGACAAACGAGCAACAACTCATAAAACAAACCAATTCCTACGAATACTAGCTAACAGTTTACACTTCAAACAACACAGAAG
It includes:
- the LOC139510538 gene encoding epithelial membrane protein 2-like translates to MGLFEGISKFALLSGILTAVGLLVHLIGYGAPNWYEVGSFHSGIWKSCAGSKCADFVGSGSTTGWFIEAVEALETLAFLVILGALIVIGLKLTVMKEKKILPIVIFILQFASVGLIVLGVVIYCMEGPTSNYGYAFFMVIIASVIMLVAGVTSVIDWRCT